The following are from one region of the Mangifera indica cultivar Alphonso chromosome 14, CATAS_Mindica_2.1, whole genome shotgun sequence genome:
- the LOC123196583 gene encoding phosphoserine phosphatase, chloroplastic-like, protein MEGLVNSRISPIRPQYRPQHCLSTSTFSLQLTKNSNGSRISIMNHPKSFTSVAASIQPVEASTLNRFNNTMPSQDALELWRKAEAVCFDVDSTVCLDEGIDELAEFCGAGKAVAEWTARAMGGSVPFEEALAARLSLFKPSLSQVQDFLHKRPPKLSPGIDELVKKLEANNINVYLVSGGFRQMINPVASILGIPPENIFANQLLFKSSGEFLGFDANEPTSRSGGKAVAVQQIRKAYGYKALIMIGDGATDLEARQPGGADIFICYAGVQLREAVAAKADWLVFNFKDLINCLL, encoded by the exons ATGGAAGGATTGGTGAATTCACGTATTAGCCCAATTCGTCCTCAATATAGGCCACAACACTGTCTTTCCACTTCTACATTTTCATTGCAATTGACTAAGAATTCGAATGGAAGTCGAATTTCTATTATGAATCATCCTAAATCGTTCACTTCAGTTGCTGCTTCGATTCAACCTGTAGAAGCCTCAACATTGAATCGCTTCAATAACACAATGCCTTCCCAAG ATGCTCTTGAGCTGTGGAGAAAGGCTGAAGCGGTGTGCTTTGATGTGGATAGCACGGTATGCCTAGATGAGGGCATTGATGAACTTGCAGAATTTTGTGGAGCAGGAAAGGCTGTTGCAGAATGGACTGCAAG GGCAATGGGTGGTTCTGTTCCTTTTGAGGAGGCATTAGCTGCCAGACTCTCTTTGTTCAAACCTTCATTATCCCAAGTTCAGGATTTTCTTCATAAGAGGCCCCCAAA ACTTTCTCCTGGCATAGATGAGTTGGTCAAGAAGCTGGAGGCTAATAACATCAATGTTTATCTGGTCTCTGGAGGCTTCCGTCAAATGATCAAT CCTGTTGCATCAATCCTTGGAATTCCGCCTGAAAATATTTTTGCTAATCAGCTACTTTTCAAGAGTTCCGGAGAATTTCTCGGCTTTGATGCCAATGAGCCTACTTCAAGGAGTGGGGGAAAAGCTGTTGCGGTACAACAAATAAGAAAG gcTTATGGATACAAGGCACTCATCATGATTGGAGATGGTGCTACTGATCTTGAG gctCGTCAACCAGGAGGCGctgacatatttatttgttatgcGGGTGTACAACTTCGTGAGGCTGTAGCTGCAAAAGCTGATTGGCTGGTGTTCAACTTCAAAGATTTGATAAATTGTCTTCTCTga
- the LOC123196584 gene encoding PLASMODESMATA CALLOSE-BINDING PROTEIN 3-like, which translates to MAVLALFVLILGIIGRSTANWCICKDGGGDAALQKTLDYACGAGADCNPIKSSGACYNPNTVKAHCSYAVNSFFQRKGQAQGTCDFAGTATVTTTDPSSNGCTYPASNSATGTITATPMTPVTSNTPTTRNPTTTTTATPYTTTPSNGIIGGVGSGSGLGPAGAGTNTDYSHGGMRLGNCVSFSVSVSLFFSGIILLWG; encoded by the exons ATGGCGGTTTTAGCGCTTTTCGTTCTCATTCTTGGCATCATTGGCCGCTCCA CTGCCAATTGGTGTATCTGCAAGGATGGGGGAGGCGATGCCGCATTGCAGAAGACTCTGGACTATGCCTGTGGAGCGGGAGCTGACTGTAACCCCATCAAGTCGAGCGGGGCGTGTTACAACCCCAACACCGTCAAGGCTCACTGCAGTTACGCTGTTAACAGCTTTTTCCAGAGGAAAGGTCAAGCTCAGGGAACTTGTGACTTTGCTGGAACTGCTACTGTAACTACAACTGATCCCA GCTCTAATGGCTGCACCTACCCTGCTAGCAACAG TGCTACAGGCACCATCACAGCGACACCAATGACACCTGTTACATCGAACACCCCAACAACCAGAAATCCAACGACCACCACCACCGCTACTCCATACACCACAACACCTTCAAATGGAATAATAGGGGGAGTGGGCTCAGGTTCAGGTTTAGGCCCTGCTGGAGCAGGCACCAACACAGACTACAGTCATGGTGGGATGAGACTAGGAAACTGTGTGTCCTTTTCTGTCTCGGTGAGCCTCTTCTTTTCAGGCATAATCCTCTTGTGGGGTTAA